The Zeimonas sediminis genome window below encodes:
- a CDS encoding ABC transporter ATP-binding protein, with the protein MPEGLPARLSLRGIGKAYPGVVANEDIDLDVAPGEIHAVLGENGAGKSTLMKIAYGVVQPTAGEIFWEGMPVVLRDPAHARSLGIGMVFQHFSLFESLTVVENAALALPGRPDLADLARRIEAVSQRYGLPVDPHRLVHALSVGERQRVEIIRCLLQNPKLLIMDEPTSVLTPQAVRSLFGMLRKLAAEGCSILYISHKLDEIRELCHSATVLRAGRVTGRCVPAEETPASMARMMIGDELPVPRHGRPAEGGETRLHLAGLSRPSDDPFGVDLKEIELDVRAGEIVGIAGVSGNGQQELLRAISGEEPLDSAQPIRLFGYEAGRYSVARRRELGLGFVPEERLGRGAVPRMSLVQNALLTAHRKGMRRAGLIDFAAARRFAADCIARFGVKAPGPQASAGSLSGGNLQKFIVAREILQKPGLLVVAQPTWGVDVGAAAFLRQQLVDLRDAGSAVLVVSEELDELFEICDRIAVIAGGRLSPLRPVAETGIEEIGRWMGGGWDAS; encoded by the coding sequence ATGCCCGAAGGCCTGCCCGCCCGCCTCTCGCTGCGCGGCATCGGCAAGGCCTACCCGGGCGTCGTCGCCAACGAGGACATCGACCTCGACGTCGCCCCGGGCGAGATCCACGCCGTGCTCGGCGAGAACGGCGCCGGCAAGTCGACGCTGATGAAGATCGCCTATGGCGTCGTCCAGCCGACCGCCGGCGAGATCTTCTGGGAGGGCATGCCGGTCGTGCTTCGCGACCCGGCCCACGCGCGCAGCCTGGGCATCGGCATGGTCTTCCAGCACTTCTCGCTGTTCGAGTCGCTGACCGTCGTCGAGAACGCGGCGCTGGCCCTGCCCGGCAGGCCCGACCTCGCCGACCTGGCGCGGCGGATCGAGGCGGTGTCGCAGCGCTACGGCCTGCCGGTCGACCCGCATCGACTGGTCCACGCGCTGTCGGTCGGCGAGCGGCAGCGGGTGGAGATCATCCGCTGCCTGCTGCAGAACCCGAAGCTGCTGATCATGGACGAGCCGACCTCGGTGCTCACGCCGCAGGCGGTCCGGAGCCTGTTCGGCATGCTGCGCAAGCTCGCGGCCGAGGGCTGCAGCATCCTGTACATCAGCCACAAGCTCGACGAGATCCGCGAGCTCTGCCATTCGGCCACCGTGCTGCGCGCCGGCCGCGTGACCGGCCGCTGCGTGCCGGCCGAGGAGACGCCGGCGTCGATGGCGAGGATGATGATCGGCGACGAGCTGCCGGTGCCCCGCCACGGCCGGCCGGCCGAAGGCGGCGAGACCCGTCTTCACCTCGCCGGTCTGTCGCGGCCCAGCGACGATCCGTTCGGCGTCGACCTGAAGGAGATCGAGCTCGACGTGCGGGCCGGCGAGATCGTCGGCATCGCAGGCGTATCCGGCAACGGCCAGCAGGAGCTGCTCCGGGCGATCTCGGGCGAAGAGCCGCTCGACAGCGCGCAGCCGATCCGGCTGTTCGGCTACGAGGCGGGCCGCTACAGCGTGGCGCGCAGGCGCGAGCTCGGCCTCGGTTTCGTGCCCGAGGAGCGCCTGGGCCGCGGCGCGGTGCCGCGGATGAGCCTCGTGCAGAACGCGCTCCTCACCGCGCACCGCAAGGGCATGCGCCGCGCGGGCCTGATCGACTTCGCCGCCGCGCGCCGCTTCGCGGCCGACTGCATCGCGCGTTTCGGCGTGAAGGCGCCGGGGCCGCAGGCCAGCGCCGGCTCGCTGTCGGGCGGCAACCTGCAGAAGTTCATCGTCGCGCGCGAGATCCTGCAAAAGCCGGGCCTGCTGGTCGTGGCGCAGCCGACCTGGGGCGTGGACGTCGGCGCGGCCGCCTTCCTGCGCCAGCAGCTGGTCGACCTGCGCGATGCCGGCTCGGCGGTGCTGGTCGTGTCGGAGGAACTCGACGAGCTGTTCGAGATCTGCGACCGGATCGCGGTGATCGCCGGGGGCCGGCTGTCGCCGCTGCGGCCGGTCGCCGAGACCGGCATCGAGGAGATCGGGCGCTGGATGGGCGGAGGCTGGGATGCAAGCTGA
- the ispH gene encoding 4-hydroxy-3-methylbut-2-enyl diphosphate reductase translates to MADTLALLAQPRGFCAGVDRAIEIVERALERFGPPVYVRHEIVHNDHVVGELRAKGAVFVDELDQVPAGSVVIFSAHGVSRAVRDEAEGRGLQVFDATCPLVTKVHVEVAKMRREGREVVMIGHAGHPEVEGTMGQADDGIHLVETTEDVARLQVADPSRLAYVTQTTLSVDDCRGIIEALKARFPAIAEPKKQDICYATQNRQDAVKFMAPQCDLVLVIGSPTSSNSNRLREVAEKLGCEAKLIGSAAELDPAWLAGKRRIGVTAGASAPEVLVEQLVARLRELGVGSVRALPGVEEHMTFPLPKGLARGEPAPDASTRA, encoded by the coding sequence ATGGCCGATACGCTTGCGCTGCTCGCCCAGCCGCGGGGCTTTTGCGCCGGCGTCGACCGGGCGATCGAGATCGTCGAGCGCGCGCTCGAGCGATTCGGCCCGCCGGTCTACGTTCGTCACGAGATCGTCCACAACGACCACGTCGTCGGCGAGCTGCGCGCCAAGGGCGCGGTGTTCGTCGACGAGCTCGACCAGGTGCCGGCCGGATCGGTCGTCATCTTCTCGGCGCACGGCGTGTCCCGCGCGGTGCGCGACGAAGCCGAGGGGCGCGGCCTGCAGGTGTTCGACGCGACCTGCCCGCTGGTCACCAAGGTGCACGTCGAGGTCGCCAAGATGCGCCGCGAGGGCCGCGAGGTGGTCATGATCGGCCACGCCGGCCACCCCGAGGTCGAGGGCACGATGGGCCAGGCCGACGACGGCATCCATCTGGTCGAGACCACCGAGGACGTCGCCCGGCTGCAGGTCGCCGATCCGTCCCGCCTGGCCTACGTCACGCAGACGACGCTGTCGGTCGACGACTGCCGCGGCATCATCGAGGCGCTGAAGGCGCGCTTCCCGGCGATCGCCGAGCCCAAGAAGCAGGACATCTGCTACGCCACGCAGAACCGCCAGGACGCGGTCAAGTTCATGGCCCCGCAGTGCGACCTGGTGCTGGTGATCGGCTCGCCCACCAGCTCGAACAGCAACCGCCTGCGCGAAGTCGCGGAGAAGCTCGGCTGCGAGGCGAAGCTGATCGGCTCGGCCGCCGAGCTCGACCCCGCCTGGCTGGCCGGCAAGCGCCGGATCGGCGTCACCGCGGGGGCGTCGGCACCCGAGGTGCTGGTCGAGCAGCTGGTCGCGCGCCTGCGCGAGCTCGGCGTGGGCAGCGTCCGGGCGCTGCCCGGCGTGGAAGAGCACATGACCTTCCCGCTGCCCAAGGGCCTGGCGCGCGGCGAACCGGCGCCGGACGCCTCCACCAGGGCCTGA
- a CDS encoding FKBP-type peptidyl-prolyl cis-trans isomerase, whose amino-acid sequence MNTRSPDASPGDAGSPARVAPGSYLTLHYRLSLAESGADVINTFVERPATLQLGLGQMAEPLERCLLGLADGAHEIFELEADDAFGPRNPELVQKLSRATFDANVEPGSDYQPGDLVEFPTADGGRFAGVLKELTERYALFDFNHPLAGQRVRFEVRILGIL is encoded by the coding sequence ATGAACACCCGATCGCCCGACGCCTCGCCCGGCGACGCCGGCAGCCCCGCGAGGGTTGCGCCCGGCTCCTACCTGACCCTGCATTACCGGCTCAGTCTGGCCGAGTCGGGGGCGGACGTCATTAATACCTTCGTCGAGCGGCCTGCCACGCTTCAGCTGGGCCTAGGCCAGATGGCCGAGCCGCTCGAGCGTTGCCTGCTGGGCCTGGCCGACGGCGCGCACGAGATCTTCGAGCTCGAGGCCGACGACGCCTTCGGGCCGCGCAATCCGGAGCTGGTCCAGAAGCTGTCGCGCGCCACCTTCGACGCCAACGTCGAGCCGGGCAGCGATTACCAGCCCGGCGACCTGGTCGAGTTCCCGACCGCCGACGGCGGTCGCTTCGCCGGCGTGCTGAAGGAGCTCACCGAACGCTACGCGCTGTTCGACTTCAACCACCCGCTGGCCGGCCAGCGGGTGCGCTTCGAAGTCCGCATCCTGGGAATCCTCTGA
- the radC gene encoding RadC family protein produces the protein MTITEWPTDQRPRERLLAGEAARLSDAELLAVLLRTGMPGRSAVDLGNELLAEYGGLRGLLSARQEHALARPGLGPARWALLQASVELSRRSLREELRARDSLQSPGTVRDFLALWLRDRGYEIFAGLFLDSQNRLISAEELFRGTLTQTAVYPREVARRALELNCAAIIFAHNHPSGVAEPSAADRMLTDALRAALRPLDIPVLDHLIVAGNRCYSFAEAGLL, from the coding sequence ATGACGATCACCGAATGGCCGACCGATCAACGTCCCCGCGAGCGCCTGCTGGCAGGCGAGGCGGCGCGGCTCTCCGACGCCGAACTGCTGGCGGTGCTGCTGCGCACCGGCATGCCGGGCCGCAGCGCGGTCGACCTGGGCAACGAGCTGCTCGCCGAATACGGCGGGCTGCGCGGGCTGCTGTCGGCCCGGCAGGAGCATGCGCTCGCCCGTCCGGGGCTAGGGCCGGCGCGCTGGGCGCTGCTGCAGGCCTCGGTCGAGCTGTCGCGGCGCTCGCTGCGCGAGGAACTGCGCGCCCGCGACTCGCTGCAGTCGCCCGGCACGGTCCGGGACTTCCTCGCCCTGTGGCTGCGCGACCGCGGCTACGAGATCTTCGCTGGGCTCTTCCTCGACAGCCAGAACCGGCTGATCTCGGCCGAAGAGCTGTTCCGCGGCACGCTGACCCAGACCGCCGTCTACCCGCGCGAAGTCGCCCGGCGGGCGCTCGAGCTGAACTGCGCGGCGATCATCTTCGCGCACAACCACCCGTCAGGCGTGGCCGAACCCAGCGCCGCCGACCGGATGCTGACCGACGCGCTGCGCGCGGCGCTGCGCCCGCTCGACATCCCGGTGCTCGACCACCTGATCGTGGCCGGCAACCGCTGTTACTCGTTCGCCGAGGCGGGGCTGCTGTAG
- the rpmB gene encoding 50S ribosomal protein L28: MAKVCQVTGKAPMVGNNVSHANNKTKRRFLPNLQYRRIWVESEKRWVRLRITNAGLRMIDKVGIDTVLADLRARGEA, from the coding sequence ATGGCCAAAGTCTGCCAAGTCACCGGAAAAGCGCCGATGGTCGGCAACAACGTTTCGCACGCGAACAACAAGACCAAGCGTCGCTTCCTGCCGAACCTGCAATACCGCCGCATCTGGGTCGAGTCCGAGAAGCGCTGGGTGCGCCTGCGCATCACCAACGCCGGCCTGCGGATGATCGACAAGGTGGGCATCGACACGGTCCTGGCCGACCTGCGCGCCCGCGGCGAAGCCTGA
- the rpmG gene encoding 50S ribosomal protein L33, whose amino-acid sequence MRDKIKLESTAGTGHFYTTTKNKRNMPEKMEIKKFDPVARKHVIYKETKIK is encoded by the coding sequence ATGCGCGACAAGATCAAGCTCGAGTCGACGGCCGGCACCGGCCACTTCTACACGACCACCAAGAACAAGCGGAACATGCCGGAGAAGATGGAGATCAAGAAGTTCGATCCCGTCGCCCGCAAGCACGTGATCTACAAGGAAACGAAGATCAAGTGA
- a CDS encoding fatty acid desaturase has translation MLDFLLRFLDQGLVDAAWWQIVLYTLAATHVTIAGVTIYLHRCQAHRALDLHPVVSHFFRFWLWLTTGMVTKEWAAIHRKHHARCETEEDPHSPVRWGLGKVLLEGAELYRAEARNLETLQKFGHGTPDDWVERKVYSKHPVLGVSLLLIGTVAAFGVIGLAVWAVQMLWIPVWAAGVINGLGHAKGYRNFDCPDASTNIFPWGILIGGEELHNNHHTFASSAKLSVKWYEFDIGWMYIRILAMLGLATVRRTVPKPKFAEARPVIDLETVQAVIAHRYDVMAHYARTLRQACADEARRLAQRPEGKLVASARRWLHWDTARWSEQQKARVAEIFAASERLQKMVEMRRELAKLWERSNLSREQLVAHLQQWCQRAEASGIRSLQEMSRRVRSYTAS, from the coding sequence TTGCTGGACTTCCTGCTTCGCTTCCTCGACCAGGGCCTCGTCGACGCCGCCTGGTGGCAGATCGTGCTCTACACGCTGGCCGCCACGCACGTGACGATCGCCGGGGTCACGATCTACCTGCACCGCTGCCAGGCCCACCGTGCGCTGGACTTGCACCCGGTCGTATCGCATTTCTTCCGCTTCTGGCTCTGGCTGACCACCGGCATGGTCACGAAGGAATGGGCGGCCATCCACCGCAAGCATCACGCGCGCTGCGAGACCGAAGAGGATCCGCACAGCCCGGTGCGCTGGGGCCTGGGCAAGGTGCTGCTCGAAGGCGCCGAGCTGTACCGGGCCGAGGCGCGCAACCTGGAAACGCTGCAGAAGTTCGGGCACGGCACGCCCGACGACTGGGTCGAGCGCAAGGTCTACTCGAAGCATCCGGTGCTGGGCGTTTCGCTGCTGCTGATCGGCACGGTGGCCGCGTTCGGCGTCATCGGGCTGGCGGTCTGGGCGGTGCAGATGCTGTGGATCCCGGTCTGGGCGGCGGGCGTGATCAACGGGCTCGGCCACGCCAAGGGCTACCGCAACTTCGACTGTCCCGACGCGAGCACCAACATCTTCCCGTGGGGCATCCTGATCGGCGGCGAAGAGCTGCACAACAACCACCACACCTTCGCCAGCTCGGCCAAGCTGTCGGTCAAGTGGTACGAGTTCGACATCGGCTGGATGTACATCCGGATCCTGGCCATGCTCGGGCTGGCCACGGTGCGCCGCACGGTGCCCAAGCCGAAGTTCGCCGAGGCCAGGCCGGTGATCGACCTGGAGACCGTGCAGGCGGTGATCGCGCACCGTTACGACGTGATGGCCCATTACGCCCGCACCCTCAGGCAGGCCTGCGCCGACGAGGCGCGGCGCCTGGCGCAGCGCCCGGAGGGCAAGCTGGTCGCCTCGGCCCGCAGGTGGCTGCACTGGGACACCGCGCGCTGGAGCGAGCAGCAGAAGGCGCGGGTCGCCGAGATCTTCGCCGCCAGCGAGCGGCTGCAGAAGATGGTCGAGATGCGCCGCGAGCTCGCCAAGCTCTGGGAGCGCTCGAACCTGAGCCGCGAGCAACTGGTGGCGCACCTGCAGCAGTGGTGCCAGCGCGCCGAGGCGAGCGGCATCCGGTCGCTGCAGGAGATGTCGCGGCGGGTCAGGTCCTACACGGCCAGCTGA
- a CDS encoding RsmB/NOP family class I SAM-dependent RNA methyltransferase codes for MTMPADTALRRFFREHPEMGRRDRAAVAETVFDVLRNRRLYAHLAQSGDGPIAQRLAAVSRIRRGLPVRSERADGSPPDWLARARDIDPATLPFAIRFSLPDWLAPAIESRADAAALAAALLEPAPLDLRVNDAKGGRDAAIATLAEDGIEADPLAIAPLALRVKGKPALEASRAFVEGLVEVQDAGSQLLAMLVGPKRGQTVVDLCAGAGGKTLAMAAAMRSTGQVFACDVSAQRLLRLRPRLQRAGATNVQPMAIDSERDPKLGRLAGRADAVLVDAPCSGTGTLRRNPDLKWRGDPTSLGRLLEQQQSILEAAARLVKPGGVLVYATCSLLPEENERQAERFEAAHPEFVREPARTALAAQGAGIDPADPDGDPPGLLRLLPHRDGVDGFFAARWKRAR; via the coding sequence ATGACGATGCCGGCCGACACCGCGCTGCGGCGCTTCTTCCGCGAGCATCCGGAAATGGGCCGGCGCGATCGCGCCGCGGTCGCCGAGACCGTGTTCGACGTGCTGCGCAACCGGCGCCTGTACGCGCACCTCGCGCAGAGCGGCGACGGTCCGATCGCGCAGCGGCTCGCCGCGGTGTCGCGGATCCGCCGCGGGCTGCCGGTACGCTCCGAGCGCGCCGACGGTTCGCCGCCCGACTGGCTGGCCCGGGCCCGCGACATCGATCCGGCCACGTTGCCCTTCGCGATCCGCTTCAGCCTGCCCGACTGGCTCGCCCCAGCGATCGAGTCGCGCGCCGATGCAGCGGCGCTGGCTGCGGCGCTGCTCGAGCCGGCGCCGCTGGACCTGCGCGTGAACGACGCGAAGGGTGGGCGCGACGCGGCGATCGCCACGCTGGCCGAGGACGGCATCGAGGCCGACCCGCTCGCGATCGCGCCGCTGGCGCTGCGGGTGAAGGGCAAGCCGGCGCTCGAGGCCAGCCGCGCCTTCGTCGAGGGCCTGGTCGAGGTGCAGGATGCCGGAAGCCAGCTGCTCGCGATGCTGGTGGGCCCGAAGCGCGGCCAGACCGTGGTGGACCTCTGCGCCGGCGCCGGCGGCAAGACGCTCGCGATGGCGGCGGCGATGCGCTCGACCGGGCAGGTCTTCGCGTGCGACGTTTCCGCGCAGCGGCTGCTGCGGCTGCGGCCGCGGCTGCAGCGGGCCGGCGCGACCAACGTGCAGCCGATGGCGATCGACAGCGAGCGCGACCCGAAGCTGGGGCGGCTGGCCGGCCGGGCCGACGCGGTGCTGGTCGACGCGCCGTGCAGCGGCACCGGCACGCTGCGCCGCAACCCGGACCTGAAGTGGCGCGGCGACCCGACCTCGCTGGGCAGGCTGCTCGAGCAGCAGCAGTCGATCCTCGAAGCGGCCGCGCGGCTGGTCAAGCCCGGCGGCGTGCTGGTCTACGCGACCTGCAGCCTGCTGCCCGAGGAGAACGAGCGGCAGGCCGAGCGTTTCGAGGCGGCCCATCCGGAGTTCGTCCGGGAGCCCGCCCGAACCGCGCTCGCGGCCCAGGGCGCCGGGATCGATCCGGCCGATCCGGATGGCGACCCGCCGGGCCTGCTGCGACTGCTGCCGCACCGCGACGGCGTCGACGGCTTCTTCGCGGCGCGCTGGAAGCGGGCGCGCTGA
- the purN gene encoding phosphoribosylglycinamide formyltransferase, translating to MKKIVILISGRGSNMVAIARACEAEAWPARIVAVIGNRPGAEGLARAAELGLPVRVVDHREHADRESFDAALAAEIDALAPDLIVLAGFMRILTDGFVRRYAGRMLNIHPSLLPAFPGLATHRRALAAGVRVHGSTVHFVGAELDDGPILAQAAVEVRDEDTEQTLEARVLEAEHRLYPMAVRWFVEGRLHVEGRRVRLLPRGEGPAGGAAGDSRLVWSAT from the coding sequence ATGAAAAAAATCGTGATCCTGATCTCGGGGCGCGGCTCGAACATGGTCGCGATCGCGCGGGCCTGCGAAGCCGAGGCCTGGCCCGCCCGGATCGTCGCGGTGATCGGCAACCGGCCCGGCGCCGAGGGGCTGGCCCGTGCCGCCGAGCTCGGCCTGCCGGTGCGCGTGGTCGACCATCGCGAGCATGCCGATCGCGAGTCCTTCGACGCCGCGCTGGCTGCCGAGATCGACGCGCTGGCGCCCGACCTGATCGTGCTGGCCGGCTTCATGCGCATCCTGACCGACGGCTTCGTGCGGCGCTACGCCGGCCGCATGCTGAACATCCATCCGTCGCTGCTGCCCGCCTTCCCGGGCCTGGCCACCCACCGGCGCGCGCTGGCCGCCGGGGTGAGGGTGCACGGCTCGACCGTGCATTTCGTGGGCGCCGAGCTCGACGACGGCCCGATCCTCGCCCAGGCGGCGGTCGAGGTGCGCGACGAGGACACCGAGCAGACGCTCGAGGCGCGGGTGCTCGAGGCCGAGCACCGCCTCTACCCGATGGCGGTGCGCTGGTTCGTCGAGGGCCGGCTGCATGTCGAGGGCCGGCGGGTCAGGCTGCTGCCGCGGGGCGAGGGCCCTGCCGGGGGCGCGGCGGGCGATTCGCGTCTGGTCTGGAGCGCGACGTGA
- a CDS encoding bifunctional riboflavin kinase/FAD synthetase yields MEVFRRLPPPDRRRPCALTIGNFDGVHVGHREMLAQLSAAARARDLPVCVLTFEPHPREWFAAHPRPGAAPVTPPARISTSRDKLEALAECGVDRVCIAHFNASLASQPAGEFIERIVVEGLQARCLMVGDDFRFGARRRGDYDMLAEAAPRFGFDLMRQPTVERHGVRVSSSAVRDALAAGDFDRARSLLGRAYTISGRVIHGRKLGRDLGFPTLNLPVRFPRPALSGIFVVQVHGLGDAPLPGVASLGTRPAVEENGALLLEVHLFDFSRQVYGRRVSVEFLHKLRDEAHYDSLDLLVAQIRRDEDQARDWLAQHA; encoded by the coding sequence ATGGAAGTCTTCCGACGCCTGCCCCCGCCCGATCGGCGGCGCCCCTGCGCGCTGACGATCGGCAACTTCGACGGCGTGCACGTCGGGCATCGCGAGATGCTGGCGCAGCTGTCGGCGGCGGCGCGCGCGCGCGACCTGCCGGTCTGCGTGCTGACCTTCGAGCCGCATCCGCGCGAGTGGTTCGCTGCGCATCCCCGCCCCGGGGCCGCGCCGGTCACGCCGCCGGCCCGGATCAGCACCAGCCGCGACAAGCTCGAGGCGCTGGCCGAGTGCGGCGTGGACCGCGTCTGCATCGCGCACTTCAACGCCTCGCTGGCCTCGCAGCCGGCCGGGGAATTCATCGAGCGCATCGTGGTCGAAGGCCTGCAGGCCCGCTGCCTGATGGTCGGCGACGACTTCCGCTTCGGCGCCCGGCGCCGCGGCGACTACGACATGCTCGCCGAAGCCGCCCCGCGCTTCGGCTTCGACCTGATGCGCCAGCCCACCGTCGAGCGCCACGGCGTCCGCGTGTCCAGCTCGGCGGTGCGCGACGCGCTCGCCGCCGGCGACTTCGATCGCGCGCGCAGCCTGCTCGGCCGGGCGTACACGATCAGCGGCCGCGTGATCCACGGCCGCAAGCTGGGCCGCGACCTGGGCTTTCCCACGCTGAACCTGCCGGTGCGCTTTCCGCGCCCGGCGCTCAGCGGCATCTTCGTGGTGCAGGTGCACGGCCTGGGCGACGCGCCGCTGCCCGGCGTGGCCAGCCTCGGCACGCGCCCCGCGGTCGAGGAGAACGGCGCCCTGCTGCTCGAGGTGCACCTGTTCGACTTCTCGCGGCAGGTGTACGGACGGCGCGTGAGCGTCGAGTTCCTGCACAAGCTGCGCGACGAGGCCCATTACGATTCGCTCGACCTGCTGGTGGCGCAGATCCGCCGCGACGAGGACCAGGCGCGCGACTGGCTCGCGCAGCACGCCTGA